One Pseudobdellovibrionaceae bacterium DNA window includes the following coding sequences:
- a CDS encoding LemA family protein — protein MKAIFFIIFLLSVSACGVQSIPKAKNKVASQLAEISNQYKRRLDLIPNLVKTVKGYAGHEKSTLQAVVKARASATQAKIDINNLNPAQIKNFQKAQAGLGQALGKLMVVVEKYPNLKANANFLDLQSQLEGTENRITVARQRYIKSIESFNNLVSVFPSSLTNSMFFHYQPLPQWQADESAKELKKTPKVQF, from the coding sequence GTGAAAGCAATTTTTTTTATTATTTTTTTATTGTCTGTATCTGCCTGTGGGGTGCAAAGCATTCCTAAAGCTAAAAATAAAGTGGCGTCACAGTTGGCAGAAATTAGTAATCAGTACAAAAGGCGCTTAGACTTAATTCCCAATTTAGTTAAAACGGTAAAAGGTTATGCTGGGCATGAAAAATCCACTTTGCAAGCAGTGGTAAAGGCAAGAGCCTCGGCAACTCAAGCAAAAATAGATATCAATAATTTAAACCCTGCACAAATTAAAAATTTTCAAAAAGCTCAGGCGGGGCTAGGGCAAGCTTTAGGAAAACTTATGGTGGTGGTAGAAAAGTACCCCAACTTAAAAGCCAATGCTAACTTTTTAGACTTACAGTCGCAATTAGAGGGAACAGAAAATCGCATTACCGTTGCTCGCCAGCGTTATATTAAAAGCATTGAAAGTTTTAACAACTTAGTTAGCGTTTTTCCTAGCAGTCTTACCAACAGTATGTTTTTTCATTACCAACCACTTCCACAATGGCAAGCTGACGAAAGCGCTAAAGAATTAAAAAAAACGCCTAAAGTTCAGTTTTAA